GCAAATGAGGCACAAAGCTTGCGACCTCGTTCTCCCCGAGGATATATTCCACTTCGACGAGCATCTGGAAGACCTGCATCAGATAGTCGAGACCCTTGAGCAGGACAGAAGGGTTCGTATCGTAGAAGCGCAGCGTCAGCCACTTGAGTATCAAATCCAGATTGCAGATCAAGGCCTTGCCATTGCTGGGCAAATCATCGCTCAACTGTTCGATGACTTTCAAGTGATAGCTGGGGATCGGAAAGGGTACAAATTAGAGACAAATCCCCAAATGGGAGACCAGAAGAATCTCCTACCGAAAGTCATCGTGGAACATATTGGCCATTAGAGCCTTGTTTACGCTCGCTGCCGTCATCTGTTCGCGCAACAGTTCGCTGAACTCCTCGCGGGGCGTGGTGAAGGTCCACTTGAGGACACGCATCTTCTGCTCGTCGAGGAGTCGCTGGTTCTTGGCCGTATTGACAGCCAGCAGGGGCGACGTGTCTACATCTTCATCCTTCTTTCGCGATGTGACCGCCGCCTTCTCGCCTGCGACAGTGGCCCTGGCATTGGGCGCCTTCTGGGCTGCAGCCCCTCCAATGGTACCTCTTCCACGGACTGTCTTCTTGACGGAATCCTCGAGTATTGGCGCCTGCTGTTTGCCTTTGGGCAGCGGCTTGACGGGCAGATTGGGACGCGCCTTTTCGAGGGACGCCAGTATGGCCGCCTTCGAGGCGGGCTTCTGTTTGTCGAGGGCCCGGTTCATGGCCTCGAATCCCAGGTGAATCATTACCCCAAGGACCGCCTCGTTGGCGTTCTTTCGCACATCCGCCGTTCGATCGCAGATGTGGGCATACAGCTGCGGTACCATGGAGTTCAGATCCTCCTTGGAAATCGTTTTGGGCGGTATTCCCGGCAGTTTATCCGCCAACCACGCCCACAGCTCCACCTTGAGAGCTGTTGAAGGGCCCTTGAGGGCATCGGCAATCATTTCGCTCTCGAAGAACTCCTTGTAGCCGCCCTTCTCGCCGAACGTATTGATGCAGCTGAGGGCGGCGGCCCGCACGAAATCCTTGCCATGGCCCAGGGCATGCAGGAAGCCCGGGAAGAGGGTGCGCACGTGGTTGCGGCACCCCGAGCCCATGGCGGTGGCCAGCTGCTCGCAGATGGAGAGCGTCGTCTGGGCAATCTTCGCATTCGAGTCCACGAGACGGTGGGCCAAGGCGGGGCCCAGGTCTCCGATAGATGGCTTGATGAGCCGCGCCTCCGAGATGATGGTCTGCAGCTTCGTCAGTCCCTCGTTACGAATCTTCCAGTCTTTGTCGGACATTTCCTTGAGCAGCGCCTCCGTGATCTGCGGTGCAATGTCGACGCGTGGCAGCAGATCCGCCATGTTGCAGGCCATATCCTCATCCTGACCGCcagcgtcgtcgtcgtcgtcgccgccATCTGGAGTGCCGGCACCGCCACCGCTCCCACGCTGTGCTCCACGCACTGGACGCGGCGGCTTCTCGCCCACATTCTTGTCGAACTCCGTCTGAATTTGTACCTTTAAGGCGGGCTTCTCGCCGTCGAAGAACATCATGAGGGACTGGCCAGTGTACATGGACATGGTGCCCACCAGGAGGATGGCGGCACCACGCACCGTGGGATTGGTGCTCTGCACGCCCTTGCGCACCTCCTCGATCAGCAGCTTCGGCTGCATCTGGAAGCCGAACTCCGTAATGGCCTTGGCCACCCAATTGAATGCCTCCGACTGCACTTTCGGGGACTTTTGCTCGAAGGCGAAGCCCAGGACCTTGCCCACAACGTACTCCAGCTTGGTGGCCTCCGCAAAGGCGGACAGGACATCGCCGGCGACTGGTCCGTTCTTGGCATCGGCCAGCTTCTCCGTGATCTCGTTGATCACATGATCCACGGTGATGGTGGTCAGGGGATAGGTCTCCGCGACGCTGCGTATAATGTCCAGCTTCAGTTTGAGCACTTGGAAGTTCATCTCCTTCAGGCCGGGCTTCCGACCGCTGACGGTGCGCACCAGCATCTGGGAGATGCCCGGCTGCTTGGCATCGTAGCTGGGGATCTCGCCCTGCAGCTGCTCCACGGCAGCCAGGCGCGTCTTCCAATTGGAGTCCACCAATCCACTGAGTATTTCGGCTGGCAGCATCTCCTCCGCCTTGTCCTGCACCTCCTCCGCGGGCATATCACGCTCGGTGGCCAGCGCCTTGGCATTTGCTGCCTtggaggcagcggcagcagccggAGCTGCGGCTGCAGGATTCTTCTTGACTAACTTGCGTGCCCCCGAAGTGGCGGGTCGTGCCACTGCCTTTGGTGCCGCACTGCCTGCCGTGGGTCTGGCTGCTCCCCCAGCCTTCGTTTGCGGGGCAGAGGCTGGACGCGTCTCTTTTTTGGGGCCGACAATCTTCACCTTGATCTCTGCCTTTTCGTAGCACTCCTTGATTTTGCTCATCTTGAGGGGATCCACATCGGCCAGCAGTGGCTCCAGCGTCTTTTCGCCCACCAGCTTCATGAGGGTGCCCAGGGCCTCGGCGCTGCTGTCGCGCACCGTGGGATCCGGTTCATTAAGGGTCTTTACAAGATTGGTGGCTATCAGCTTGAGCAGCTTCTTGTTCAGGGCCGTGGGCTGGGTGCGGCACAGGGCGCGGGCCAGGAAGAGAGCCGTCTCAGACTTGACGGTCGGATTCTTGTTGGCCAGGGACTCCACAATGGCCTCCTGCTGGGCCTCCAGCGATGTGGACATGTAAATGGCATCCATGGCCTCACGCAGAGCAGCCACCACATTGGGTTTTTTCTCTTTGAACTTTTCCAGCAGCGACGGCACACAGCCCTGCGAATGAAGAGGGTTTCCCCCGATTAGAATGGTTGATAACCCTCGAAACTCGCAACACTCACCGATGCATAGTTGGAGAAGCGTTTGACCAATCCTTTGGCCAACATGGCCACGCACTTGCCAGCCAGGGCCACCAGTACCACATTGGAATCCTTGGTAATCACTTTCCTCAGGGCGTTCACCAGAGTCCCATACTCGCCGCTCTCCAGCTTCGGATGATCTGTGAGCAGTTTCTCCAAAGCCTCTAGAGCCTCCTTCCTGAGAGTCCACTTCTTCTCCTCGAGTTTCTCGTAAAAGTCCTTGGGCATCTTGGATAGTATGTCCACAGGATCAAGCAGATCCATGGGGTCCATTTCTTCAGTCCCAGCATCTCCATCCTCTTCTGTAAGGGGGATATCGATAGGGGATTAGAAGGGGGATTGCCTACTTTATTCCCCTGCAGAATATGCAGCGCAGTAATTATACACATACCAACGTTTTTGGGTGtcatttttgtttaaatgaAAACAAAGAATTCAAAAGTGTTAGACATAAAAAACGAACAAAAGGTAGTCAAAAATTCGGTGAAAATTAAACATTAAACATTTTTTAAAGTATTTTTCTTGGAAAACGACCAGAGCCAGAGAAATACAGAGAACAAATGGAAACAAAACGGACAAAACGTAGCAGCATATTCTAAATGGCATCATTACCATTGTACACATCGTCGCTGGCCGCAGTCTCTGCAATCTTTGCCTGCTTCTCCTGCTGTGACTTAAGATATCTGAAATAAAGACACACAAAAATTATACGAATATTCAATGGTAAGGGGTTTCCATAATTCTCTAACCTGGAGGGCTCTGCCCGTTCCCCCTTGAGCTTCTCAAATTCATCTTCCAGCTCTTTGAGTGTCACCTGCGGCAAGGTGGCGATCTGTGCCTTCATGGCGGCCCCGATCCAGCGATAGATCTCCACCGCCAGCTGCTTGCCTTCGTCGCGCACCGCCTTGTCGCGTTCGGACATGAGGGGAGCGAGCTTTTTGATCAGCGGCTTGACGCCCACAACTTTGCTGCCAAACTCTCGCAGAGCCAATGTGACGGCTGCCACGCAGGCCGACACAATCTTGGGGTTCTTGTGGTCCATGCCCTTGACCAGCTCTTCGACGACAGCCTCCTGCTTCTCAATCTCCACGTACATGAGCGTGACCAGAACCGAGAGCTCCTTGGTCTTGGTCTTCGGTGCGGCAATGCATTTCTGGACAATGCCCGACATCACATCGCCGACGGTGCGACCGGCGAGGCCGCTGTTCTCCACAAATATAAGCGCCGCCTCGAGACCCTTCTCCTGGGCCAAAGCATTCGAGTCCACAACCATTTTCTTGATGAGTCCCGCAAACTTGGACCATTCCGGTGACTTTTCGTCGTCCAGTTCGCGGAAGAGCTTGGCCGCCTCCTCGTAGCCATCGACGCGGGCCTTCCACAGCTTGTGCACGCATCGCTCTTCCACCGGCAGCTTCTTGTATTCCGTATCCTCGGCCATGATGTGGGGTCGGTCTGCCTGGGTTTTCTTCTCAGTGATTTATTTGGAAACCTTGTGTCTCAATGAGCAATCTATCGATTAAAGCAGAGAATAACGAAATGTAACACAGCGTTCTAAAATCAACTCCAAATCCCAATGAAGCAGAACTTGTCGGGTGTCAGGAGCAATCAAAGCTAATGTTTTAAAATTGAGCTTAATTGTGGATGAAAACTTGGGGCCGGCCAAAGGAATGGAATGTATCATCCGGAGCATCCGTTACGCCTGAGCGACTGCACCTCCGGCTGCGGCAGCGGCTGCGACTGTGGCGACGGCGGAGAAGCGACAACATTTAAATGGGTCGGACATCAGGCCGGTCCATATTTAGAAGCTGCCTTTTTTTTGCCTCAGAAATAGAATTGGGCGTGCAAATTAGTTTTTGGGCAAAGTtcatgccgccgccgccgccgcttcTTGGGCTTGTCTCCAGACGATGACGAGGCACCAGGACGGTTAGCGATGGCTGAGGCATGAGTTCATCGACCAAAAAACAGACAATGAAGCAGCGTAGGTAGGGTTTCCAGTGCACCAACAGGACATAAATCAGGCATATGTATATCATCCCTTCCACACGCAAGCTCCTGTTTGCGTCAACGTCAAAGTATATTGGATATAAGGTAAGGCAGAGTCCTCGAGAATGGCCTCCTCTAGAACGGGACTTCCTTACCTTATCTATGACGTTTCAGTAGAGTAGAGCATTCCACAAGTCGGCTATGACCTCGCCAAAGCGCgtctctctcactctccctTTCTCAcgaaaacaaacacacacacagacacaccaACACTCACTGACGCGCAGCCGCACTCGAATTAACGGATCAATTGTAACAACAAATGTTTGCCTCTCAGGGCTGTGCGTCAACAAAATGCCGTCGTTTACCGTTTGTTCCTTCCACTAGCTCATTGGACAGATATTAATTTTCAGTAAATGCAATTTGATAGCTGTAAAAGCGCAGCAGAGTGTCGTAAGACGTAATTCACGCCACCAAAGCGGCAACCGCAAGCGACGCCTACAGATGTAGCtgcaacagaagcagcaggctgcagcatcagcagctgcCGGACCGGAATACAACAAAGCCTAAAACATACCGATGCACTCAAGTGCATTCCTTGGGACTCACCATCAGCGTGGAATTCCTTGGCAAATAGGGCTGAGGGGAGGGCAAAATGCTGCGCAATGCAATAACTTCGATTTTTCACAGGCAAAGCACAAACACACTTGCAGAGCACACTCTCTAAACATTCACGACGCACAAGCCAACCAGGCGCTTTTGTGGCAGCAgctataataaataataattaaaatcCAAACGAAGGTCTTGCACACTTGCTGCCACGCTTCGCCACAAACAATTCACTTGAAATTTAAAGTTTTAAACAAATAATACATGCATCGAGCAtcgatgtttttttttccgaTGTTTACCGATGTTTTCCGGTGTTTTTGATGGTACCGATGTTGAGCAATGCATCGATGTTTTGCAAAGCGCgtctctctcactctccctTTTTCACGcaagcaaacacacacacagatacaccaACACTCACTGACGCGCAGCCGCATTCGAATTAACGGATCAATTGTAACAACAAATGTTTGCCTTTCAGGGCTGTGCGTCAACAAAATGCCGTCGTTTACCGTTTGTTCCTTCCACTAGCTCATTGGACAGATATTAATTTTCAGTAAATGCAATTTGATAGCTGTAAAAGCGCAGCAGAGTGTCGTAAGACGTAATTCACGCCACCAAAGCGGCAACCGCAAGCGACGCCTACAGATGTAGCtgcaacagaagcagcaggctgcagcatcagcagctgcCGGACCGGAATACAACAAAGCCTAAAACATACCGATGCACTCAAGTGCATTCCTTGGGACTCACCATCAGCGTGGAATTCCTTGCCAAATAGCGCTGAGGGGAGGGCAAAATGCTGCGCAATGCAATAACTTCGATTTTTCACAGGCAAAGCACAAACACACTTGCAGAGCACACTCTCTAAACATTCACGACGCACAAGCCAACCAGGCGCTTTTGTGGCAGCAgctataataaataataattaaaatcCAAACGAAGGTCTTGCACACTTGCTGCCACGCTTCGCCACAAACAATTCACTTGAAATTTAAAGTTTTAAACAAATAATACAATATTAAAAGCAGCGACCCGTCGCTCGCAGTGTGACCGCGCcgaaatataaaatataccatctcattttaaaaatataccataaatatactgacgagctAAAGTTATATATTGCATATTCcccgtttttgatattccgtggattATTACTaactatatagaacatttattCATGCCCACATAActttatccgattaatgaatcaattttctacttaactggctagtttttagtccttgcttttattgtattttggctAAAACGAAGCATAgacaaaaaaatgaaaaaaaaaaacagtcgcaatgttgctggtattttaCGACATGATGCGCGCATAGacctttgtataccctatttcgttaattttatatgaagatTAAACGTAATTTATAAAGAATTTTTCTGTAATTGATAttctttagacatattcaagtacattattagtatcttgtatatatttatctcgatcctgatacctacggAGACTGGGATGACAACTATTTCACAGTCCTATAATATCCTTTTCCCCAGGGTATGAGAATTAATGTTGCCGGGAAtcattgttgtcaaccggttatTACGACTAATTCCTGGTTATTCTTTCTTCCGTCGAATCAGACTaactatatagaacatttagccatgcccacatagttttatccgattaatgaatctattttctacttgactggcctattctaaatacttgcttttattggattttgcgtaaaaaaaggttttagcgaaaaaggtcaaacaaaaaaaaacgtatGAGAAAAATCGTTCCTATTGTTTTCTGCAAAAACATAACGATACTTTTGTGCGATACACATAACGCCAGGGCGCGAGAATCGATACAAGAAAATGCTTTGAACACCAAATTGATTAATCattatattgtatttattgtagCACTGTTCTCAGCCTGCGTAATCTCGAGCAGATGAATGGTGTGTCCGCCCATAAACTCCAGCACATCCACGCCTGACTCCTTACCAATGTCGTCCATGTTGATGGGTAGCGCCTGCAGCTTCCACTTTTTTAGCAGGGCCTCTATGGACCAGTCGGCGCTTCGCTCCTGGTAGGTGAATATGAACTTGGCCCCGCAGTTCCGCTCCAGCAGAAACGCAACCGACACGATAATGTCCTCAAAGACGCTGGGATCGTAGAAGCAATCGGCTGCTATGATGAGGTCCAGCGGTGGCAAACGGAATACAGAATTCAACAGCAGGCCCCAGCTGAG
This region of Drosophila miranda strain MSH22 chromosome 2, D.miranda_PacBio2.1, whole genome shotgun sequence genomic DNA includes:
- the LOC108155513 gene encoding protein mini spindles isoform X3; its protein translation is MAEDTEYKKLPVEERCVHKLWKARVDGYEEAAKLFRELDDEKSPEWSKFAGLIKKMVVDSNALAQEKGLEAALIFVENSGLAGRTVGDVMSGIVQKCIAAPKTKTKELSVLVTLMYVEIEKQEAVVEELVKGMDHKNPKIVSACVAAVTLALREFGSKVVGVKPLIKKLAPLMSERDKAVRDEGKQLAVEIYRWIGAAMKAQIATLPQVTLKELEDEFEKLKGERAEPSRYLKSQQEKQAKIAETAASDDVYNEEDGDAGTEEMDPMDLLDPVDILSKMPKDFYEKLEEKKWTLRKEALEALEKLLTDHPKLESGEYGTLVNALRKVITKDSNVVLVALAGKCVAMLAKGLVKRFSNYASGCVPSLLEKFKEKKPNVVAALREAMDAIYMSTSLEAQQEAIVESLANKNPTVKSETALFLARALCRTQPTALNKKLLKLIATNLVKTLNEPDPTVRDSSAEALGTLMKLVGEKTLEPLLADVDPLKMSKIKECYEKAEIKVKIVGPKKETRPASAPQTKAGGAARPTAGSAAPKAVARPATSGARKLVKKNPAAAAPAAAAASKAANAKALATERDMPAEEVQDKAEEMLPAEILSGLVDSNWKTRLAAVEQLQGEIPSYDAKQPGISQMLVRTVSGRKPGLKEMNFQVLKLKLDIIRSVAETYPLTTITVDHVINEITEKLADAKNGPVAGDVLSAFAEATKLEYVVGKVLGFAFEQKSPKVQSEAFNWVAKAITEFGFQMQPKLLIEEVRKGVQSTNPTVRGAAILLVGTMSMYTGQSLMMFFDGEKPALKVQIQTEFDKNVGEKPPRPVRGAQRGSGGGAGTPDGGDDDDDAGGQDEDMACNMADLLPRVDIAPQITEALLKEMSDKDWKIRNEGLTKLQTIISEARLIKPSIGDLGPALAHRLVDSNAKIAQTTLSICEQLATAMGSGCRNHVRTLFPGFLHALGHGKDFVRAAALSCINTFGEKGGYKEFFESEMIADALKGPSTALKVELWAWLADKLPGIPPKTISKEDLNSMVPQLYAHICDRTADVRKNANEAVLGVMIHLGFEAMNRALDKQKPASKAAILASLEKARPNLPVKPLPKGKQQAPILEDSVKKTVRGRGTIGGAAAQKAPNARATVAGEKAAVTSRKKDEDVDTSPLLAVNTAKNQRLLDEQKMRVLKWTFTTPREEFSELLREQMTAASVNKALMANMFHDDFRYHLKVIEQLSDDLPSNGKALICNLDLILKWLTLRFYDTNPSVLLKGLDYLMQVFQMLVEVEYILGENEVASFVPHLLLKIGDPKDTVRNGVRRVLRHVLLVYPYSKIFPYVMDGLKSKNARQRTECLDELTFLVESYGVGICSNASIKDISRQISDRDNSVRNAALNCMVQVFFLTGEKLYKQLNHLNEKDLSMLDERIKRAKKTYKPPSTAPPEMPSGGGKVAAPPRLQQQESIEIEDAVVGNGYGDELPPTSDGKQRESNQMEGNSMNVAAYLNPLTRQATFDQAPSSQLLQLQQQLQHLQQQSQQQRPSGPFGLDPQVIAEIEKDWVRVDDMKFKELPSVDISLLYEPIKYMPQTITTSPSANASMASGISPYRRSLRNQQQQHQNHMENHIPNLADVLPKHDPQLVKVIKAVSSMDTMKARAAINELAAIIESPEKQAVLRDYEDIFIHNVLEQLKHLSQQPTAQSLVMYQPLLSILYTFFHANILGKTLGVTYIKHLMSALLHLMADPKLANGEDGQYNKVINGICLKVLEKVNFTNLNCALIRLLRETCPVAGLPKFTDLLMKCIWRNVKMLPERSNELNYDDVILEAHEFMLALPSTWWQNRPSDTPLRTVKTIVHNMAKVKGNAILQHLNQIPTHSELHTYLIRILKNFQKDGSSVGTGASPQRAKEIASKRISHQTHDTVSQIFKLISDRDTKQQGLQKLYDFKQQNPDIDLSSFLQGSSATFHKYIEEGLAEIERSQNGMPGSAGQAPDNRLAATRSYLTDANHQNLNHNQNAAGERDADFWMDRLQYLMGGGVGVGVSVSGKMMSTRHTADDGSRVMMDNKVADENLCLNSGLGSQKASLIRREKPDVSPNRLQHIQAKLAQIKKESHAQ
- the LOC108155513 gene encoding protein mini spindles isoform X6 gives rise to the protein MTPKNVEEDGDAGTEEMDPMDLLDPVDILSKMPKDFYEKLEEKKWTLRKEALEALEKLLTDHPKLESGEYGTLVNALRKVITKDSNVVLVALAGKCVAMLAKGLVKRFSNYASGCVPSLLEKFKEKKPNVVAALREAMDAIYMSTSLEAQQEAIVESLANKNPTVKSETALFLARALCRTQPTALNKKLLKLIATNLVKTLNEPDPTVRDSSAEALGTLMKLVGEKTLEPLLADVDPLKMSKIKECYEKAEIKVKIVGPKKETRPASAPQTKAGGAARPTAGSAAPKAVARPATSGARKLVKKNPAAAAPAAAAASKAANAKALATERDMPAEEVQDKAEEMLPAEILSGLVDSNWKTRLAAVEQLQGEIPSYDAKQPGISQMLVRTVSGRKPGLKEMNFQVLKLKLDIIRSVAETYPLTTITVDHVINEITEKLADAKNGPVAGDVLSAFAEATKLEYVVGKVLGFAFEQKSPKVQSEAFNWVAKAITEFGFQMQPKLLIEEVRKGVQSTNPTVRGAAILLVGTMSMYTGQSLMMFFDGEKPALKVQIQTEFDKNVGEKPPRPVRGAQRGSGGGAGTPDGGDDDDDAGGQDEDMACNMADLLPRVDIAPQITEALLKEMSDKDWKIRNEGLTKLQTIISEARLIKPSIGDLGPALAHRLVDSNAKIAQTTLSICEQLATAMGSGCRNHVRTLFPGFLHALGHGKDFVRAAALSCINTFGEKGGYKEFFESEMIADALKGPSTALKVELWAWLADKLPGIPPKTISKEDLNSMVPQLYAHICDRTADVRKNANEAVLGVMIHLGFEAMNRALDKQKPASKAAILASLEKARPNLPVKPLPKGKQQAPILEDSVKKTVRGRGTIGGAAAQKAPNARATVAGEKAAVTSRKKDEDVDTSPLLAVNTAKNQRLLDEQKMRVLKWTFTTPREEFSELLREQMTAASVNKALMANMFHDDFRYHLKVIEQLSDDLPSNGKALICNLDLILKWLTLRFYDTNPSVLLKGLDYLMQVFQMLVEVEYILGENEVASFVPHLLLKIGDPKDTVRNGVRRVLRHVLLVYPYSKIFPYVMDGLKSKNARQRTECLDELTFLVESYGVGICSNASIKDISRQISDRDNSVRNAALNCMVQVFFLTGEKLYKQLNHLNEKDLSMLDERIKRAKKTYKPPSTAPPEMPSGGGKVAAPPRLQQQESIEIEDAVVGNGYGDELPPTSDGKQRESNQMEGNSMNVAAYLNPLTRQATFDQAPSSQLLQLQQQLQHLQQQSQQQRPSGPFGLDPQVIAEIEKDWVRVDDMKFKELPSVDISLLYEPIKVIPTNGGVYYPQDKFDRLISRQQYMPQTITTSPSANASMASGISPYRRSLRNQQQQHQNHMENHIPNLADVLPKHDPQLVKVIKAVSSMDTMKARAAINELAAIIESPEKQAVLRDYEDIFIHNVLEQLKHLSQQPTAQSLVMYQPLLSILYTFFHANILGKTLGVTYIKHLMSALLHLMADPKLANGEDGQYNKVINGICLKVLEKVNFTNLNCALIRLLRETCPVAGLPKFTDLLMKCIWRNVKMLPERSNELNYDDVILEAHEFMLALPSTWWQNRPSDTPLRTVKTIVHNMAKVKGNAILQHLNQIPTHSELHTYLIRILKNFQKDGSSVGTGASPQRAKEIASKRISHQTHDTVSQIFKLISDRDTKQQGLQKLYDFKQQNPDIDLSSFLQGSSATFHKYIEEGLAEIERSQNGMPGSAGQAPDNRLAATRSYLTDANHQNLNHNQNAAGERDADFWMDRLQYLMGGGVGVGVSVSGKMMSTRHTADDGSRVMMDNKVADENLCLNSGLGSQKASLIRREKPDVSPNRLQHIQAKLAQIKKESHAQ
- the LOC108155513 gene encoding protein mini spindles isoform X4, coding for MAEDTEYKKLPVEERCVHKLWKARVDGYEEAAKLFRELDDEKSPEWSKFAGLIKKMVVDSNALAQEKGLEAALIFVENSGLAGRTVGDVMSGIVQKCIAAPKTKTKELSVLVTLMYVEIEKQEAVVEELVKGMDHKNPKIVSACVAAVTLALREFGSKVVGVKPLIKKLAPLMSERDKAVRDEGKQLAVEIYRWIGAAMKAQIATLPQVTLKELEDEFEKLKGERAEPSRYLKSQQEKQAKIAETAASDDVYNEEDGDAGTEEMDPMDLLDPVDILSKMPKDFYEKLEEKKWTLRKEALEALEKLLTDHPKLESGEYGTLVNALRKVITKDSNVVLVALAGKCVAMLAKGLVKRFSNYASGCVPSLLEKFKEKKPNVVAALREAMDAIYMSTSLEAQQEAIVESLANKNPTVKSETALFLARALCRTQPTALNKKLLKLIATNLVKTLNEPDPTVRDSSAEALGTLMKLVGEKTLEPLLADVDPLKMSKIKECYEKAEIKVKIVGPKKETRPASAPQTKAGGAARPTAGSAAPKAVARPATSGARKLVKKNPAAAAPAAAAASKAANAKALATERDMPAEEVQDKAEEMLPAEILSGLVDSNWKTRLAAVEQLQGEIPSYDAKQPGISQMLVRTVSGRKPGLKEMNFQVLKLKLDIIRSVAETYPLTTITVDHVINEITEKLADAKNGPVAGDVLSAFAEATKLEYVVGKVLGFAFEQKSPKVQSEAFNWVAKAITEFGFQMQPKLLIEEVRKGVQSTNPTVRGAAILLVGTMSMYTGQSLMMFFDGEKPALKVQIQTEFDKNVGEKPPRPVRGAQRGSGGGAGTPDGGDDDDDAGGQDEDMACNMADLLPRVDIAPQITEALLKEMSDKDWKIRNEGLTKLQTIISEARLIKPSIGDLGPALAHRLVDSNAKIAQTTLSICEQLATAMGSGCRNHVRTLFPGFLHALGHGKDFVRAAALSCINTFGEKGGYKEFFESEMIADALKGPSTALKVELWAWLADKLPGIPPKTISKEDLNSMVPQLYAHICDRTADVRKNANEAVLGVMIHLGFEAMNRALDKQKPASKAAILASLEKARPNLPVKPLPKGKQQAPILEDSVKKTVRGRGTIGGAAAQKAPNARATVAGEKAAVTSRKKDEDVDTSPLLAVNTAKNQRLLDEQKMRVLKWTFTTPREEFSELLREQMTAASVNKALMANMFHDDFRYHLKVIEQLSDDLPSNGKALICNLDLILKWLTLRFYDTNPSVLLKGLDYLMQVFQMLVEVEYILGENEVASFVPHLLLKIGDPKDTVRNGVRRVLRHVLLVYPYSKIFPYVMDGLKSKNARQRTECLDELTFLVESYGVGICSNASIKDISRQISDRDNSVRNAALNCMVQVFFLTGEKLYKQLNHLNEKDLSMLDERIKRAKKTYKPPSTAPPEMPSGGGKVAAPPRLQQQESIEIEDAVVGNGYGDELPPTSDGTFDQAPSSQLLQLQQQLQHLQQQSQQQRPSGPFGLDPQVIAEIEKDWVRVDDMKFKELPSVDISLLYEPIKVIPTNGGVYYPQDKFDRLISRQQYMPQTITTSPSANASMASGISPYRRSLRNQQQQHQNHMENHIPNLADVLPKHDPQLVKVIKAVSSMDTMKARAAINELAAIIESPEKQAVLRDYEDIFIHNVLEQLKHLSQQPTAQSLVMYQPLLSILYTFFHANILGKTLGVTYIKHLMSALLHLMADPKLANGEDGQYNKVINGICLKVLEKVNFTNLNCALIRLLRETCPVAGLPKFTDLLMKCIWRNVKMLPERSNELNYDDVILEAHEFMLALPSTWWQNRPSDTPLRTVKTIVHNMAKVKGNAILQHLNQIPTHSELHTYLIRILKNFQKDGSSVGTGASPQRAKEIASKRISHQTHDTVSQIFKLISDRDTKQQGLQKLYDFKQQNPDIDLSSFLQGSSATFHKYIEEGLAEIERSQNGMPGSAGQAPDNRLAATRSYLTDANHQNLNHNQNAAGERDADFWMDRLQYLMGGGVGVGVSVSGKMMSTRHTADDGSRVMMDNKVADENLCLNSGLGSQKASLIRREKPDVSPNRLQHIQAKLAQIKKESHAQ